AGGAGACACACTTTTTGGACCATAACCATTGGAGGGACCTTTGTCTGGGTCAGTATCTATGGGATCAACCAGGCCCAGGTTCAGAGATACATCTCCTGCAAGAGCATCACACATGCCAGACTGTGAGTTTTATTTTTACGGAGGGAGCCATTCATCAAGACAGGTGATAGGGTGCAACTATCCTTTGAGCTCTTAAAGGAAGTCTCCATCCTGAAGCACTTTTACTTGATAGGCAATACACCTTGTATTTTTTGGCTCCTTTTATTGTTTGGTGGCATATTTTCGATATCCCCACTGAAAGAAACATCATTGACAAACTTCACAATCACCATTGCTCAGTCATCAGTCATACATGGAGTAATGCACTCTAGCAGAGACAAAGATAGCAATTTCTCCACATTTACTTTGGGAAATATTAATTACCCAAACTACTGGTAAATGTGCTAATTTACGGTTGATATAAATTTACCATTGCCATTACCCTAAAATATGCATGCAATCATTAATTAATGTATGTAATCGTGCATGTTAATGAATCCATGTTTCTGTTGACCATTTTCATTGCATTGCTCTGCTATTGGttgtcatcagtgtgtgtttttctttatccagATCTCTGTACATCAACCTGTTAGGTCTGTGTTCCATCCTGCTGTCTTCAGTGTTTGCAGGAATGTGCCTCTACTCAGTCTATAAGAACTGTGACCCATGGACAGCTAAAAGGGTTTCAGCTCCAGATCAGGTACAATGGAGAGTGACAAAGCATAGCTGAGGGTTACtgtgattgttgtttttacaaaacacacacacacacacacacacacacacacacacacacacacacacacacacacagttgtacaAGCCAGAACAGAAACATGAGAAAGAAAACCAATAACCAGATAATGCTGATCAACAACCATCCTGATCATGtatgatgtcactccctcacTGCAGCTGATGCCATATTTGGTGATGGACATCTTGGGAGACTATCCTGGTCTTCCTGGGCTGTTTGTTGCAGCAGCATATAGCGGATCTCTAAGGTTTATACTCAAGTTATTTTGTTTATCAGCTTGTACTCATAGAAAAAAAGGGTCATACTGGGTCTGTTTGGGTCTGTTAAGTTGGATTGGCAGTAAAAAATAAGtcatatttttgcttttgtgttaGATATTGATGGTGGTTTGATGATTCTTTGAATTAATTGTGCAATTCTGTTGGTATATCAACCGCAGCACAGTGTCCTCCAGCATCAATGCATTAGCTGCAGTAACTGTAGAGGACCTGATCAAACCGTACACTCAGATGTCTGAGAAGCACCTGTCCTGGATCTCAAAAGGACTGAGTGAGTGGATTGTcctcatgtacagtatgtgctgtatGTCAGCTGAACAAGTTGTTTCTTTATTAGTGTCTGGCACAATGTTGTTTGCAGGTCTCTTATATGGAGTTTTATGTATTGGAATGGCTGGACTGGCCTCACTCATGGGAGGGATCTTACAGgtagtgtgtttatgtgttaatgCAGAagcatcatttttattttcactgcatTTTGACAGATGTAAAGCAATCTTGTAAACACAGTGTTTGTAGGCTTTTGCAGAAGAATCCATCCTGCAACGTAAGTGATGTGTGTCTCCTAACACAGGCAGCCATCAGCATCTTTGGGATCACTGGAGGTCCTTTACTTGGGCTGTTCACATTGGGTATCTTCTGTCCATTTGCCAATTGCAAAGTATGTCTGCCCTGATTTAACTATAGTTTTTGCTGTAGCTCATGTAATTCCAGTAACCCATGCTAATATTAAATAAGGTCATGAGTCCAGCACAGATAATGAACTTTGCTCATCCTGTGAtctgctgctattttttttaaattaacactTATTTCTCAttacattttgattaaattattaataatttacccagtaaaatgtaaaagataCTGATGAATGTATACCACAAATTAACTGGTCACAATTTCCTTTAGTTTCTGTTAGTTTAGTAATAAAAACtctgaaatgattaattattcCAAAAAAGCAAGCAAACCTcagcacaaaaacagcaaatatttgctatttttgctataaaaatggttaaaaccaaTTATAATCGCAATCACAATTGATGAATTtcctgtcaatcaactaattgaccAATCAACTAAACGTATTGTTTGCTTGCTAAttgttttatcactttttaCTTTAGCATTGTCaatgattaaaatgtcttttaggGAGCTTTGTCAGGTCTTCTGTCAGGATTAGTCGTATCTCTGTGGGTGGGCATCGGAGCCCAAATATACCCTCCCCCTCCTGAGATGACCCGACCACTGTCACTGACCACTCAGGGTTGTAACTTCACTACTGCAGACAACTTCAACTGGACCTCTACCTCTCTGCCAAGATCCATCACCACATCCCCTGTACAGAACAGTGATGCCAAGTAAGTGTGTAGCTGATTGAGACTCATTATTATTAGCAATATTTATCATCCCCAGGTGAACTAAGGTTATTTCGAACTTGTAACGATGCAAAATTAGATGCAAAATGGCAGCATAAGAACATTGTGAGATTTACAGTAGATAGTGAAGATGTAGTAGTGATAAAAATGCATCGAAGTGACAAGAAATCATCAGGTGACTTTCACTTGCATTTTTTCAGAAAGATGTAGCCTTATAAAGTTCATATTTACTAAATAATACTATTACAAATACCCCATTACTGCCCAATCTTGACTAAATCTGTCTTATTTATCTAAATTTCACCTTGACAGTTTAAATTACACAGAACATTCATAAGGAGAAATATAAAACTGTTTGTATGTGCAAGATTTCACTGCTCATGCATTATTATCTGAACATGTGCTATTTTTTCCCATCACCAGGCATCTACTGGCAGATAACTGGTACTCTCTGTCCTACCTTTACTTCAGTCCCATTGGAACCATAACAGCTATCAGTGTGGGACTGATAGTCAGCCTGTTTACAGGTAAATAACATGTCATAATTTTAAATACCTGCATGttatattgacatttttctgaaaaacagcTCATCAGATATCATTGTCATACTGTTAAGGTTACTGTAAGGTTTTTGTTGTGCTCTCCTGCATTTGC
This genomic window from Thunnus maccoyii chromosome 23, fThuMac1.1, whole genome shotgun sequence contains:
- the slc5a8 gene encoding sodium-coupled monocarboxylate transporter 1 isoform X1, with the protein product MSGDSLVAGSFVVADYVVFALMLVVSAAVGVYYAWSDRGQESSGDFLMGGRRLTALPVSLSLTASFMSAITVLSNPAEVYRYGASIGFYALSYVMTMVVTSEVFLPVFYRLAITSTYEYLELRFNRATRLLGTVLFIVQTILYTGIVIYAPALALNQVTGMDLWGAVISTGVVCTFYCTMGGLKAVVWTDVFQVGVMLAGFLSVIIRSVILQGGVYRIITDSQQGGRLNFWDFDTNPLRRHTFWTITIGGTFVWVSIYGINQAQVQRYISCKSITHARLSLYINLLGLCSILLSSVFAGMCLYSVYKNCDPWTAKRVSAPDQLMPYLVMDILGDYPGLPGLFVAAAYSGSLSTVSSSINALAAVTVEDLIKPYTQMSEKHLSWISKGLSEWIVLMYSMCCMSAEQVVSLLVSGTMLFAGLLYGVLCIGMAGLASLMGGILQAAISIFGITGGPLLGLFTLGIFCPFANCKGALSGLLSGLVVSLWVGIGAQIYPPPPEMTRPLSLTTQGCNFTTADNFNWTSTSLPRSITTSPVQNSDAKHLLADNWYSLSYLYFSPIGTITAISVGLIVSLFTGGLKLKLESRLTLMKEDTTFYYLFKFFQRKVVRRTGKLDLTKDREKKFGSTNPAFCDVELDLTKSSIPT